From Variovorax sp. PMC12, the proteins below share one genomic window:
- a CDS encoding DUF3579 domain-containing protein, translating into MISPTAKEIFIQGITKDGRTFRPSDWAERLAGVMSSFRPGGAFPGSYLSYSPWCVPTTINGVKCVVVNRALRDAEPMAWDFCVNFAKDNDLQVAEACLVPDTPIPPKKA; encoded by the coding sequence ATGATTTCCCCCACAGCCAAAGAAATCTTCATCCAGGGCATCACCAAGGATGGACGGACCTTTCGCCCGAGCGATTGGGCCGAGCGCCTTGCCGGCGTGATGAGCTCCTTCCGCCCCGGTGGCGCCTTTCCCGGCAGCTACCTGAGCTACTCCCCGTGGTGCGTGCCGACGACCATCAACGGCGTGAAGTGCGTGGTCGTGAACCGCGCGCTGCGCGATGCCGAGCCCATGGCCTGGGATTTCTGCGTGAACTTCGCGAAAGACAACGACCTGCAGGTCGCCGAGGCCTGCCTGGTGCCCGACACACCCATCCCCCCCAAGAAGGCCTGA
- the murJ gene encoding murein biosynthesis integral membrane protein MurJ, giving the protein MSLLKSASTVSLLTLASRITGLVRDVLFASVFGVSALTDAFNVAFRIPNLFRRVFGEGAFSQAFVPVLAARKTEDGQEGARQLIDHVATLLTWTLLIVCVAGVVGAPLMVWAMASGLPGFDSAVVMTRWMFPYIGFMSLVALAGGILNTWRKFAVPAASPVLLNIALILSIVIGAPLFRRWGVEPIYAQCVGVLVGGVLQLALQIPALRRLGLLPRIGVSLRALRTAWTDPNTRKVLRLMLPALLGVSVAQISLLINTQIASHLAVGSVTWITNADRLMEFPTAMLGVALGVVLMPQLSSARAAKDDARYSSLLDWGLRLVVMLSAPCAIALLLFARPLVAVLFHNGAYTGEDVGRTTLALMGYGVGLVGIVAVKVLAPGYYAKHDTRTPMLIAVGVLVLTQVLNVFLVPVLQHAALTLTIAIGALVNSAWLLAGLIRRGSYKPEPGWGKFALQVLAGTLVLAALLAWGSAHFDWVGLRAQRLLRIGLLAALIAASVVVYFGVLAAAGVRLRSFLRR; this is encoded by the coding sequence GTGTCCCTGCTCAAATCCGCCTCCACCGTCTCCCTGCTGACTCTCGCTTCGCGGATCACGGGCCTTGTGCGCGACGTGCTTTTCGCCTCGGTATTCGGCGTCAGCGCGCTGACCGACGCGTTCAACGTCGCCTTCCGCATTCCCAACCTGTTTCGCCGCGTCTTTGGCGAAGGCGCCTTCAGCCAGGCTTTCGTGCCGGTGCTGGCCGCGCGCAAGACCGAAGACGGCCAGGAAGGCGCGCGGCAGCTGATCGACCATGTCGCCACCCTGCTGACCTGGACGCTGCTGATCGTCTGCGTGGCCGGCGTGGTCGGTGCGCCCCTGATGGTGTGGGCGATGGCAAGCGGGTTGCCGGGCTTCGACTCGGCCGTGGTCATGACGCGCTGGATGTTCCCGTACATCGGCTTCATGTCGCTGGTGGCGCTGGCCGGGGGCATTCTCAATACCTGGCGCAAGTTCGCGGTGCCGGCGGCTTCGCCGGTGCTGCTGAACATCGCGCTGATCCTGTCGATCGTGATCGGCGCGCCGCTTTTCCGGCGCTGGGGCGTGGAGCCGATCTACGCGCAGTGCGTGGGCGTGCTGGTGGGGGGCGTGCTGCAACTGGCCCTGCAGATCCCGGCGCTGCGCAGGCTCGGGCTGCTGCCGCGCATCGGCGTGAGCCTGCGGGCGCTGCGCACCGCGTGGACCGACCCGAACACGCGCAAGGTGCTCAGGCTGATGCTGCCCGCGCTGCTGGGCGTCAGCGTGGCGCAGATCTCGCTGCTCATCAATACGCAGATCGCCTCGCACCTCGCGGTGGGCAGCGTGACATGGATCACCAATGCCGACCGGCTGATGGAATTTCCCACCGCCATGCTCGGCGTCGCGCTCGGCGTGGTGCTGATGCCGCAGCTCTCCAGCGCCCGTGCCGCCAAGGACGATGCGCGCTATTCGTCGCTGCTCGACTGGGGCCTGCGCCTCGTGGTCATGCTTTCGGCGCCCTGCGCCATCGCGTTGCTGCTTTTTGCCAGGCCCCTGGTGGCGGTGCTTTTCCACAATGGCGCCTACACCGGCGAGGACGTGGGCCGCACGACCCTGGCGCTGATGGGCTACGGCGTCGGCCTCGTGGGCATCGTGGCCGTGAAGGTGCTCGCGCCCGGCTACTACGCCAAGCACGACACGCGCACGCCGATGCTCATCGCCGTGGGCGTGCTGGTGCTGACGCAGGTGCTCAACGTCTTCCTGGTGCCGGTGCTGCAGCACGCGGCGCTCACGCTGACCATCGCCATCGGGGCGCTGGTCAATTCGGCCTGGCTGCTGGCCGGCTTGATCCGCCGCGGCAGCTACAAGCCCGAACCCGGCTGGGGCAAGTTCGCGCTGCAGGTGCTGGCGGGCACGCTGGTGCTGGCGGCGCTGCTGGCGTGGGGCTCGGCGCATTTCGACTGGGTCGGCCTGCGCGCGCAGCGCCTGCTGCGCATCGGCCTGCTGGCCGCGCTGATCGCCGCTTCCGTGGTGGTGTACTTCGGCGTGCTGGCGGCGGCGGGCGTTCGCTTGCGCAGTTTTCTGCGCCGCTGA
- a CDS encoding isochorismatase family protein, whose protein sequence is MKTCLIVIDAQESFRHRPYWNESLAAAYLGAQNALIEGCTAAGLPVVRIFHTDGPSDASNPFAVESGHVRPIAGLAHFEAAANFTKHRHSALVNSGLDVWLTQNGIGRLIVSGIRTEQCCETTTRHASDLGWQVDYVTDATLTFDMVQPDGRPLSAADIKARTATVLHGRFATVCTVAQALERAVA, encoded by the coding sequence ATGAAAACCTGTCTGATTGTGATCGACGCGCAGGAGTCGTTCCGCCATCGCCCCTACTGGAACGAAAGCCTGGCCGCCGCCTACCTGGGCGCCCAGAACGCCCTGATCGAAGGCTGCACCGCCGCCGGCCTGCCGGTCGTGCGGATCTTCCACACCGACGGGCCCTCGGACGCGAGCAACCCCTTCGCGGTCGAATCCGGCCATGTGCGTCCCATCGCCGGGCTGGCGCATTTCGAGGCCGCCGCCAACTTCACCAAGCACCGCCACAGCGCGCTGGTCAACAGCGGGCTCGACGTGTGGCTCACGCAGAACGGCATCGGCCGGCTGATCGTGAGCGGCATCCGCACCGAGCAGTGCTGCGAAACCACCACCCGCCACGCGTCCGACCTGGGCTGGCAGGTCGACTACGTGACCGACGCCACCCTGACCTTCGACATGGTGCAGCCTGACGGCAGGCCGCTGTCGGCCGCCGACATCAAGGCCCGCACCGCGACCGTGCTGCATGGCCGCTTCGCCACCGTCTGCACCGTGGCGCAGGCGCTGGAACGGGCCGTGGCATGA
- a CDS encoding RNA polymerase sigma factor: MTAEEGREGAIRRTVEAVWRMESAKIIATVARMVRDVGLAEELAQDALVSALEQWPGEGVPDNPAAWLTAVAKRRALDRLRHRQLAEHKAGEIGREFDAQHEMAQADFADAVDAALDDDIGDDLLRLVFTACHPVLSTEARVALTLRLMGGLATDEIARAFLVPEATVAQRIVRAKRTLAEARVPFEVPRRRELEGRLASVLEVIYLIFNEGYSATAGDDWMRPALCDEALRLGRILAELMPKEAEVHGLVALMEIQASRTAARVGASGEPVLLLEQNRARWDHMLIRRGLAALARAESLGGALGPYALQAAIAACHGRARTADETDWARIAALYDALAELAPSPIVKLNRAVALSMAFGPAAGLEVVDALMDEPALKGYHLLPTVRGDLLFKLGRRDEARREFDRAAALTRNTRERALLLARARACMAG; the protein is encoded by the coding sequence GTGACCGCAGAAGAGGGCCGCGAGGGCGCCATCCGCCGCACCGTCGAGGCGGTGTGGCGCATGGAGTCCGCGAAGATCATTGCCACCGTCGCGCGCATGGTGCGCGACGTGGGCCTGGCCGAAGAACTGGCGCAGGACGCGCTTGTCTCCGCCCTCGAGCAGTGGCCCGGCGAAGGCGTGCCAGACAACCCCGCCGCCTGGCTCACCGCCGTGGCCAAGCGCCGCGCGCTCGACCGCCTGCGCCACCGGCAACTGGCCGAGCACAAGGCCGGCGAGATCGGCCGCGAGTTCGATGCGCAGCACGAAATGGCGCAGGCCGACTTCGCCGACGCGGTCGATGCGGCGCTGGACGACGACATCGGCGACGACCTGCTGCGGCTGGTGTTCACCGCCTGCCATCCGGTGCTGTCGACCGAGGCGCGCGTGGCGCTCACGCTGCGTCTGATGGGCGGCCTCGCGACGGACGAGATCGCCCGCGCGTTCCTCGTGCCCGAGGCCACCGTGGCGCAGCGCATCGTGCGCGCCAAGCGCACGCTGGCCGAGGCGCGCGTGCCCTTCGAGGTGCCGCGCCGCCGCGAGCTGGAAGGCCGGCTCGCTTCGGTGCTCGAAGTGATCTACCTGATCTTCAACGAAGGCTATTCGGCCACCGCCGGCGACGACTGGATGCGCCCCGCGCTGTGCGACGAGGCCCTGCGCCTCGGCCGCATCCTGGCCGAGCTGATGCCCAAGGAGGCGGAAGTGCACGGCCTCGTCGCGCTGATGGAAATCCAGGCCTCGCGCACCGCCGCGCGCGTCGGCGCCTCGGGCGAGCCGGTGTTGCTGCTCGAGCAGAACCGTGCGCGCTGGGACCACATGCTGATCCGCCGCGGCCTGGCCGCGCTCGCACGCGCCGAATCGCTCGGCGGCGCGCTCGGCCCCTACGCGCTGCAGGCCGCCATTGCCGCCTGCCATGGCCGTGCGCGCACGGCTGACGAAACCGACTGGGCGCGCATCGCCGCGCTCTACGACGCGCTGGCCGAGCTCGCGCCGTCGCCCATCGTCAAGCTCAACCGCGCGGTCGCGCTGTCGATGGCATTCGGACCGGCGGCGGGGCTGGAGGTGGTCGACGCGCTCATGGACGAGCCCGCGCTCAAGGGCTACCACCTGCTGCCGACGGTGCGCGGCGACCTGCTGTTCAAGCTCGGGCGCCGCGACGAGGCGCGCAGGGAGTTCGACCGCGCCGCCGCGCTCACGCGCAACACGCGCGAGCGTGCGTTGCTGCTCGCGCGTGCGCGGGCCTGCATGGCCGGGTGA
- a CDS encoding bleomycin resistance protein translates to MDTKAGVSPAPDLGTLHEFHGVQPVLPVSDVSRAARWFRDVLGFELDFIAGEPPSYARVKKGDRSYGDPVYLRLWQCNTRGAVPWRGEIVIHVGKDIDGLHAAYVKRGVTVVEPPVSQPWGLREFAIREPDGHVLRFCSSLP, encoded by the coding sequence ATGGACACCAAGGCCGGTGTGAGCCCGGCGCCCGACCTGGGCACCCTGCATGAGTTCCACGGCGTGCAGCCGGTGCTGCCGGTGTCGGACGTGTCGCGCGCCGCGCGCTGGTTTCGCGACGTGCTGGGCTTCGAGCTCGACTTCATCGCCGGCGAACCGCCCAGCTATGCCCGCGTGAAGAAGGGCGACCGCAGCTACGGCGACCCGGTCTACCTGCGGCTGTGGCAGTGCAACACCCGCGGGGCCGTGCCCTGGCGCGGCGAAATCGTGATCCACGTGGGCAAGGACATCGACGGCCTGCATGCGGCTTACGTGAAACGCGGCGTGACGGTCGTCGAACCGCCGGTGTCCCAGCCCTGGGGCCTGCGCGAATTCGCGATCCGCGAACCCGACGGTCATGTGTTGCGCTTCTGCAGCTCCCTGCCCTGA
- a CDS encoding aspartate aminotransferase family protein: MSATAQPTSPHVMNTYGRLPIALSHGQGCRVWDTTGKAYIDGLGGIAVNTLGHNHPELVPALQDQLTKLIHSSNYYHVPGQEQLAAKLTELSGLTNVFFCSTGLEANEAALKLARKYGHDKGIERPEIVVYEAAFHGRSIATLSATGNPKVQAGFGPLVEGFIRVPLNDIEALKKATEGNPNVVAVFFETIQGEGGIHPMRWEYLKQVRALCDERDWLMMIDEVQCGMGRTGKWFAHQWAGIKPDVMPLAKGLGSGVPIGAVVAGPKAAGIFAPGNHGTTFGGNPLAMRAGVETIRIMEEHKLLENAATVGAHLKAALEREIGGLPGVKEVRGQGLMLGIELDRPCGVILNRACDAGLLLSVTADKVIRLVPPLILTIAEADEIVAILAPIVKAFLSEPAPQ; encoded by the coding sequence ATGAGCGCTACCGCCCAGCCCACCTCGCCCCACGTCATGAACACCTACGGTCGCCTGCCGATCGCACTGTCGCACGGCCAGGGCTGCCGAGTCTGGGACACCACGGGCAAGGCCTACATCGACGGCCTCGGCGGCATTGCCGTCAACACCCTGGGCCACAACCACCCCGAGCTGGTGCCCGCCCTGCAGGACCAGCTGACCAAGCTGATCCACAGCTCCAACTACTACCACGTGCCCGGCCAGGAACAGCTGGCCGCCAAGCTGACCGAACTGTCGGGCCTCACCAACGTCTTCTTCTGCTCCACCGGCCTCGAAGCCAACGAAGCCGCCCTGAAGCTGGCCCGCAAGTACGGCCACGACAAGGGCATCGAGCGCCCCGAGATCGTCGTCTACGAAGCCGCCTTCCACGGCCGCAGCATCGCCACGCTGTCGGCCACCGGCAACCCCAAGGTGCAGGCCGGCTTCGGCCCGCTGGTCGAGGGCTTCATCCGCGTGCCGCTGAACGACATCGAGGCGCTGAAGAAGGCCACCGAGGGCAACCCGAACGTGGTCGCCGTGTTCTTCGAGACCATCCAGGGCGAAGGCGGCATCCACCCGATGCGCTGGGAATACCTCAAGCAGGTGCGCGCGCTGTGCGACGAGCGCGACTGGCTCATGATGATCGACGAAGTGCAGTGCGGCATGGGCCGCACCGGCAAGTGGTTCGCCCACCAGTGGGCGGGCATCAAGCCCGACGTGATGCCGCTGGCCAAGGGCCTGGGTTCGGGCGTGCCGATCGGCGCCGTGGTGGCCGGCCCCAAGGCCGCCGGCATCTTCGCCCCCGGCAACCACGGCACCACCTTCGGCGGCAACCCGCTGGCCATGCGCGCCGGCGTCGAGACCATCCGCATCATGGAAGAGCACAAGCTGCTCGAGAACGCCGCCACCGTGGGCGCCCACCTGAAGGCCGCGCTGGAGCGCGAGATCGGCGGCCTGCCGGGCGTGAAGGAAGTGCGCGGCCAGGGCCTGATGCTGGGCATCGAGCTCGACCGCCCCTGCGGCGTGATCCTGAACCGCGCCTGCGACGCCGGCCTGCTGCTGAGCGTGACGGCCGACAAGGTGATCCGCCTCGTTCCGCCGCTCATCCTGACCATCGCCGAGGCCGACGAGATCGTCGCCATCCTCGCGCCCATCGTCAAAGCCTTCCTGTCGGAGCCCGCACCCCAATGA
- a CDS encoding YciI family protein — protein sequence MRFMILVKANADSEAGVMPSTEILTAMGKFNEELVKAGVLLAGEGLHPSSKGARVRCEGPTKRTVIDGPFAETKELLAGFWLFQVKSKEEAIEWIKRSPFQEGEIEIRQVFEAADFGDAMTPELLAQEDRLRAETEARGKTGS from the coding sequence ATGCGATTCATGATTCTGGTCAAGGCCAACGCCGATTCCGAAGCCGGCGTGATGCCCAGCACCGAAATCCTCACCGCCATGGGCAAGTTCAACGAAGAACTGGTCAAGGCCGGCGTGCTGCTGGCCGGCGAGGGCCTGCACCCCAGTTCCAAGGGCGCGCGCGTGCGCTGCGAAGGCCCGACCAAGCGCACCGTCATCGACGGCCCCTTCGCCGAGACCAAGGAGCTGCTGGCCGGCTTCTGGCTGTTCCAGGTGAAGTCGAAGGAAGAAGCCATCGAGTGGATCAAGCGCAGTCCCTTCCAGGAGGGCGAGATCGAGATCCGCCAGGTGTTCGAGGCCGCCGACTTCGGCGACGCCATGACGCCTGAGCTGCTTGCCCAGGAAGACCGCCTGCGCGCCGAGACCGAGGCCCGCGGCAAGACCGGCAGCTGA
- a CDS encoding GlxA family transcriptional regulator yields MDPQPRRHQPIRVVFVLLPGSLVLDWAGPAEALRIANQRLRAMGQPERFAIEFASPRPTAMGSVGVALSGLAPLPVRWDGPGWVVLVGLPGDTIAVDTPEAQDLLHWLRGQRFERGGLELVTICAGAVLAAHAGALAGRRATTHHHHLGELRTVEPRCDVVANRVFVIDPPVYSSAGVTTGIDLVLHRIAELCGEALAAQVAQTMVVALRRGPQDPELSPFLAYRNHLHAALHRVQDAVSEQPQADWSVPRMAEVAHTSARHLTRLFMEHAGVAPLAYLRRLRLAVAQLALASGASVTRAAEQSGFGSDTQLRRAWHQFGLPGSPSEAGQAFKA; encoded by the coding sequence ATGGACCCGCAACCCCGCCGGCACCAGCCCATCCGCGTAGTTTTCGTCCTGCTGCCCGGCAGCTTGGTGCTCGACTGGGCCGGCCCGGCCGAGGCACTGCGCATCGCCAACCAGCGGCTGCGGGCCATGGGCCAGCCCGAGCGCTTCGCGATCGAGTTCGCAAGCCCCCGGCCGACCGCGATGGGCTCGGTCGGCGTCGCGCTTTCCGGACTCGCGCCGCTGCCGGTGCGGTGGGACGGCCCCGGCTGGGTCGTGCTGGTCGGACTGCCCGGCGACACCATCGCCGTCGACACCCCGGAGGCGCAAGACCTGCTGCACTGGCTGCGCGGCCAGCGCTTCGAGCGCGGCGGCCTGGAACTGGTGACGATCTGCGCCGGCGCCGTGCTGGCGGCGCATGCCGGCGCGCTCGCGGGCCGTCGCGCGACCACGCACCATCATCACCTGGGCGAACTGCGCACGGTGGAGCCGCGCTGCGACGTGGTCGCCAACCGGGTGTTCGTGATCGACCCGCCGGTCTACAGCAGCGCGGGCGTGACGACCGGCATCGACCTCGTGCTGCACCGCATCGCAGAACTCTGCGGCGAGGCGCTGGCGGCGCAGGTCGCGCAGACCATGGTGGTGGCGCTGCGGCGCGGCCCGCAAGACCCGGAGCTGTCGCCCTTCCTGGCCTACCGCAACCACCTGCATGCCGCGCTGCACCGCGTGCAGGACGCGGTCAGCGAGCAGCCGCAGGCCGACTGGAGCGTGCCGCGCATGGCAGAGGTGGCGCATACGTCGGCACGGCATCTCACGCGGCTTTTCATGGAACATGCGGGCGTCGCGCCGCTGGCCTACCTGCGCAGGCTGCGGCTGGCGGTGGCGCAGCTCGCGCTGGCCTCCGGCGCCAGCGTCACGCGGGCGGCGGAGCAGTCGGGCTTCGGCTCCGACACGCAATTGCGCCGCGCGTGGCACCAGTTCGGCTTGCCGGGCTCGCCCTCGGAGGCCGGCCAGGCTTTCAAGGCCTGA
- a CDS encoding SirB1 family protein — protein sequence MTFSFQVPSALEYFESLVRSDDHFPLLEAAASLAQDEYPDLDVQQVLGDVDQLLARLKRRLPADAAPLARLRALNQFFFNDLNFGGNLNDYYDPDNSYLNAVLRTRRGIPISLAVLWMELAQGLDLQARGIGFPGHFMLKVTLPKGQVVIDPFTGKSLSREELGERLEPYKRSNGLVGDFDVPLGLYLQPASSREIIARMLRNLKEVHHAQEDWLRVIAVQDRLIALLPGAWGEYRDRGIAHAEQGNTTQAVRDLETYLSKAEDALDIDAIAERVAALRRMAN from the coding sequence ATGACGTTCAGCTTTCAGGTTCCCTCCGCGCTGGAGTATTTCGAATCGCTGGTCCGCAGCGACGATCACTTTCCGCTGCTCGAAGCCGCCGCCAGCCTGGCGCAGGACGAGTACCCCGACCTCGACGTGCAGCAGGTGCTGGGCGACGTCGACCAGCTCCTGGCCCGCCTGAAGCGCCGCCTGCCGGCCGACGCGGCCCCGCTGGCGCGGTTGCGCGCGCTGAACCAGTTCTTCTTCAACGACCTGAACTTCGGCGGCAACCTCAACGACTACTACGACCCCGACAACAGCTACCTGAACGCCGTGCTGCGCACCCGCCGCGGCATTCCGATTTCGCTGGCGGTGCTGTGGATGGAACTGGCGCAGGGCCTGGACCTGCAGGCGCGGGGCATCGGCTTTCCGGGCCACTTCATGCTCAAGGTGACGCTGCCCAAGGGGCAGGTGGTGATCGATCCGTTCACCGGCAAGTCGCTGTCGCGCGAAGAGCTCGGGGAGCGGCTCGAGCCCTACAAGCGCAGCAACGGCCTGGTGGGCGACTTCGATGTGCCGCTGGGCCTGTACCTGCAGCCGGCCAGCTCGCGCGAGATCATCGCGCGCATGCTGCGCAACCTGAAGGAGGTGCACCACGCGCAGGAAGACTGGCTGCGCGTCATTGCCGTGCAGGACCGGCTGATCGCCCTGCTGCCCGGCGCCTGGGGCGAATACCGCGACCGCGGCATCGCGCACGCCGAGCAGGGCAACACCACGCAGGCCGTGCGCGACCTCGAAACCTACCTGTCGAAGGCCGAAGACGCCCTGGACATCGACGCGATCGCCGAGCGCGTCGCCGCCCTGCGCCGCATGGCCAATTGA
- a CDS encoding AI-2E family transporter, giving the protein MANKPQPITPAVATAPIQRPPASRGVIIASYLLMLGALLLVMWEHLLPGLLCVCIGFLATRWFARVLTGGLQRIPPLGRRPERAGGWANVLAVILVLVGPIALLTLLLSQAREYIVDAPDQYRELLDYTARTVLELRSKLPGEIAAYLPEGAAEIQRVIANYLRAQAGSLAMAGRAWLHGLLFSYVGLIVGALAAVAHAAPRRMPLADQLHQRVQTFGEAFGQIVAAQFWIAAFNTLLTAIFLLFVMPMWGAHLPYTPALITLTFLAGLVPIVGNLVCNSVITLVGLSVSPVTAAACLIFLIVIHKAEYVINAKVVGARTQMSVWELLAVMFVAEAVFGPAGLVAAPLYYAYLKKELQAAALV; this is encoded by the coding sequence ATGGCCAACAAGCCGCAACCCATCACCCCCGCCGTTGCGACGGCCCCCATCCAACGCCCCCCGGCCTCGCGCGGGGTGATCATCGCGAGCTACCTGCTGATGCTGGGCGCGCTCCTGCTGGTGATGTGGGAGCACCTGCTGCCCGGATTGCTGTGCGTGTGCATCGGCTTCCTGGCCACGCGCTGGTTCGCGCGCGTGCTCACGGGCGGCCTGCAGCGCATTCCGCCGCTCGGCAGGCGCCCTGAACGAGCCGGCGGCTGGGCCAACGTGCTGGCCGTGATCCTGGTGCTGGTGGGGCCGATCGCGCTGCTCACGCTGCTGCTGTCGCAGGCCCGCGAATACATCGTCGACGCGCCCGACCAGTACCGCGAGCTGCTCGACTACACGGCGCGCACGGTGCTAGAGCTGCGCTCCAAGCTGCCCGGCGAGATCGCGGCCTACCTGCCCGAGGGCGCGGCCGAGATCCAGCGCGTGATCGCCAACTACCTGCGCGCGCAGGCCGGCTCGCTGGCCATGGCCGGCCGCGCCTGGCTGCACGGGCTGCTCTTTTCCTACGTGGGGCTGATCGTCGGCGCGCTGGCGGCCGTGGCGCATGCCGCGCCGCGCCGCATGCCGCTGGCCGACCAATTGCACCAGCGCGTGCAGACCTTCGGCGAGGCCTTCGGGCAGATCGTCGCGGCCCAGTTCTGGATCGCCGCCTTCAACACGCTGCTCACGGCCATCTTCCTGCTGTTCGTCATGCCGATGTGGGGCGCGCACCTGCCGTACACGCCGGCGCTCATCACCCTCACCTTCCTCGCGGGCCTGGTGCCCATCGTGGGCAACCTGGTGTGCAACTCGGTGATCACGCTGGTGGGGCTGTCGGTGTCGCCGGTCACGGCGGCGGCCTGCCTGATCTTCCTGATCGTGATCCACAAGGCCGAATACGTCATCAACGCCAAGGTGGTCGGCGCACGCACGCAGATGAGCGTGTGGGAACTGCTGGCCGTGATGTTCGTGGCCGAGGCGGTGTTCGGCCCGGCCGGGCTGGTGGCGGCGCCGCTGTACTACGCGTACCTGAAGAAAGAGCTGCAGGCGGCTGCGCTGGTCTGA
- the rpsT gene encoding 30S ribosomal protein S20 produces the protein MASAKPKKKNPRLASGRKRVRQDTKLNAANTSLRSKYRTAVKNVEKAVLAGDKTKASELFAKAQSIVDTVADKGIFHKNKAARDKSRLSAKVKALALAPEKAAA, from the coding sequence ATGGCATCCGCCAAGCCCAAGAAAAAGAACCCGCGCCTCGCCTCCGGCCGTAAGCGCGTCCGCCAGGACACCAAGCTCAACGCTGCGAACACCTCGCTGCGCTCCAAATACCGTACCGCTGTCAAGAACGTCGAAAAGGCTGTTCTGGCTGGCGACAAGACCAAGGCAAGCGAACTGTTCGCGAAGGCCCAGAGCATCGTCGACACCGTCGCCGACAAGGGCATCTTCCACAAGAACAAGGCCGCCCGCGACAAGAGCCGCCTGTCGGCCAAGGTCAAGGCCCTCGCCCTGGCGCCTGAAAAGGCCGCCGCCTGA
- a CDS encoding DJ-1/PfpI family protein — translation MSTLRVVILAFDGVEALDFAGPFEVFTTASRVSQRMRPGTAAPFEVVSAALGQTVQARAGLQLLANHTLADSPQADVLVVPGGVVDAPLASPDTLRWIARNAAGAQVVASVCTGVFLLAASGVVTSDAVTTHWEDIADLRAQFPALNVREDLRWVDTGRIVSSAGISAGIDMSLHLVERLAGRELAERTARQMDYAWTRNPAGTSPSA, via the coding sequence ATGAGCACCCTGCGCGTAGTGATCCTGGCGTTCGACGGCGTGGAGGCGCTCGATTTCGCCGGCCCCTTCGAGGTCTTCACCACCGCGAGCCGCGTCAGCCAGCGGATGCGACCGGGCACTGCCGCGCCCTTCGAGGTGGTCTCGGCGGCCCTGGGCCAGACGGTGCAGGCGCGCGCCGGCCTGCAACTGCTGGCCAATCACACGCTGGCAGACAGCCCGCAAGCCGACGTGCTGGTCGTTCCCGGCGGCGTGGTCGACGCGCCGCTGGCGAGCCCCGACACCCTGCGCTGGATCGCCCGCAACGCGGCCGGCGCGCAGGTGGTCGCCTCGGTCTGCACCGGCGTCTTCCTGCTGGCCGCCAGCGGCGTGGTCACCAGCGACGCCGTCACCACGCACTGGGAAGACATCGCCGACCTGCGCGCGCAGTTCCCCGCGCTGAACGTGCGCGAAGACCTGCGCTGGGTTGATACCGGGCGCATCGTCAGCTCGGCCGGCATCAGCGCCGGCATCGACATGAGCCTGCACCTCGTGGAGCGCCTGGCCGGCCGCGAACTGGCCGAGCGCACCGCGCGCCAGATGGACTACGCATGGACCCGCAACCCCGCCGGCACCAGCCCATCCGCGTAG